A genome region from Neptunomonas japonica JAMM 1380 includes the following:
- a CDS encoding glutamine synthetase family protein, whose translation MNAMLTLEELKQEFATGSIDTVLACMVDMQGRLMGKRFHADYFINHAVEETHSCNYLLATDLEMETVDGYKSTSWEAGYGDYVMKPDMSTLRRVPWLEGTALVLCDVLDHHHNPIPHSPRAILRKQIERLSAMGIQPMMATELEFFLFDQSYTQACESGYRDMKLASAYNEDYHIFQTTKEEGVIRAMRNGIYGAGIAVECSKGEASAGQEEINIKYDKALTTADQHSIVKNACKEIAWEHGKAITFMAKWHNEAAGSSSHVHQSMWSLDGKPLFLDESRPHGMSELMSHYLAGLLAHADDVTYLLAPYINSYKRFQEGTFAPTKAVWSLDNRTAGFRLCGEGTKAIRIECRIGGADLNPYLALAGQLASGIAGIEQKLALEPEFVGDAYAGENARQVPNTLRAATEKMDASTMLREAFGDDVVDHYVHAARWEQKEHDKRVTDWEVARGFERA comes from the coding sequence ATGAACGCTATGCTGACGCTGGAAGAATTAAAACAAGAATTTGCGACAGGAAGCATCGATACGGTATTGGCCTGTATGGTTGATATGCAGGGACGCTTGATGGGAAAGCGTTTTCATGCTGATTACTTTATCAATCATGCAGTCGAAGAAACACACTCCTGTAATTACTTACTGGCAACAGATCTAGAGATGGAAACTGTAGACGGTTACAAGTCTACAAGTTGGGAAGCCGGTTATGGTGATTATGTAATGAAGCCAGACATGAGCACACTTCGTCGCGTACCGTGGTTAGAAGGCACCGCATTAGTATTATGCGATGTGTTAGATCATCATCACAACCCAATACCTCACTCGCCACGCGCTATATTGCGCAAGCAAATCGAGCGACTAAGTGCGATGGGTATCCAGCCTATGATGGCGACCGAGCTAGAGTTCTTTCTGTTTGATCAGAGTTACACTCAGGCGTGTGAATCTGGCTATCGTGATATGAAGCTAGCAAGTGCTTACAACGAGGATTACCACATCTTTCAAACCACCAAGGAAGAGGGTGTGATCCGAGCCATGCGTAATGGCATATACGGTGCTGGAATTGCCGTGGAATGCTCTAAAGGTGAGGCCTCTGCTGGGCAAGAAGAGATCAACATAAAATACGATAAAGCACTTACTACAGCAGACCAACATTCCATTGTTAAAAATGCGTGCAAAGAGATCGCTTGGGAACACGGTAAAGCCATTACCTTTATGGCTAAGTGGCACAACGAAGCTGCTGGTAGTTCTTCGCATGTGCATCAGTCTATGTGGAGCCTCGACGGAAAACCGTTGTTTTTAGATGAAAGCCGCCCTCATGGTATGTCTGAACTGATGAGTCACTATCTAGCAGGTTTACTTGCACATGCAGATGATGTGACTTATCTGTTAGCGCCGTATATAAACTCATATAAGCGTTTCCAAGAAGGTACGTTTGCCCCGACAAAAGCCGTGTGGAGTTTGGATAACCGTACGGCTGGTTTTAGGCTTTGTGGTGAAGGTACAAAAGCGATTCGTATTGAGTGTCGCATTGGCGGCGCTGATTTAAATCCGTATCTTGCACTGGCGGGGCAGCTGGCATCAGGCATAGCAGGCATTGAACAAAAGCTAGCATTAGAGCCTGAGTTTGTCGGTGATGCTTACGCAGGTGAAAATGCCAGACAGGTACCAAATACGCTTAGGGCTGCTACAGAAAAAATGGATGCTTCAACCATGCTACGTGAAGCCTTTGGTGATGATGTTGTCGATCATTATGTACATGCCGCACGCTGGGAACAGAAAGAGCATGACAAGCGCGTAACCGATTGGGAAGTAGCACGTGGTTTTGAGCGTGCTTAG
- a CDS encoding aldehyde dehydrogenase family protein codes for MSKIQCISPIDGSMYAERPVADAEQVATLFARSKTAQHSWAQLTVAQRCEFCSTAVDAMVSMKERIAQELAWQMGRPISQGPGEVGGLEERARHMISIAEASLQPLDPGEKPGFVRKISHEPLGVVMTIAPWNFPFMTALNSVIPALLAGNTVVLKHAANTLLVAERIQDAFDKACLPEGVFQHIVLDHSTTSELIGSGNVDMVCFTGSVGGGKAMEEAAAGQFIPLGLELGGKDPAYVRADCNLSYTIENLADGAFFNSGQSCCSIERIYVHESIHDELVAGLATVGQAYVLGNPLEATTNLGPMISPAAADFVRKQVADAVAAGAKTHVDTSQFTLDQPGSAYMAPQVLSDVTHEMSIMMDESFGPVVGVIKVSSDDEAIALMNDSDFGLTAGIWTEDLDAAERIAPQLETGTVFMNRCDYLDPALAWTGVKDTGRGCSLSAMGFDALTRPKSFHFKTSTD; via the coding sequence ATGAGTAAAATTCAATGTATTTCGCCAATTGATGGCAGTATGTATGCAGAGCGTCCTGTAGCTGATGCAGAGCAAGTGGCTACACTATTTGCGCGCAGCAAAACAGCACAGCATAGTTGGGCGCAGTTAACGGTTGCACAGCGTTGTGAGTTTTGCAGTACAGCGGTAGATGCCATGGTGAGTATGAAAGAGCGCATAGCGCAAGAGTTAGCATGGCAAATGGGGCGGCCTATAAGTCAGGGCCCCGGTGAAGTAGGCGGCTTAGAAGAGCGGGCCCGTCATATGATATCTATTGCTGAAGCCTCGTTACAGCCACTGGATCCAGGCGAAAAACCTGGGTTTGTCCGCAAAATAAGCCACGAGCCATTAGGTGTGGTTATGACGATTGCACCGTGGAATTTTCCCTTTATGACAGCATTAAACTCTGTGATTCCTGCTTTATTAGCGGGTAACACTGTAGTGCTCAAACACGCAGCAAATACCTTGTTGGTTGCCGAACGCATACAAGATGCATTTGATAAGGCTTGCCTTCCCGAAGGCGTGTTCCAGCATATTGTGCTGGATCACTCCACTACCAGTGAGTTGATCGGTTCAGGCAATGTTGACATGGTGTGCTTCACAGGTTCAGTTGGTGGTGGTAAAGCAATGGAGGAGGCCGCCGCAGGGCAGTTTATTCCACTGGGTTTGGAGTTAGGGGGGAAAGATCCTGCTTATGTGCGCGCAGATTGTAACCTTTCTTACACTATTGAAAATTTGGCAGATGGTGCTTTCTTTAATAGCGGGCAGTCATGTTGCAGTATAGAGCGCATTTATGTTCACGAGAGTATTCATGATGAGCTTGTTGCTGGCTTAGCTACGGTAGGGCAAGCATATGTGTTGGGAAACCCTCTAGAGGCTACGACTAATCTTGGCCCTATGATCAGCCCCGCGGCTGCAGACTTTGTGCGAAAGCAAGTAGCTGATGCGGTAGCAGCCGGGGCTAAAACCCACGTAGATACCAGCCAATTTACGTTGGATCAACCGGGTTCGGCATATATGGCACCACAGGTGCTATCTGATGTAACACACGAGATGTCTATCATGATGGATGAGAGCTTTGGTCCCGTGGTTGGTGTTATTAAAGTATCCAGTGATGATGAAGCCATTGCGCTAATGAATGACTCTGATTTTGGTTTAACCGCTGGTATCTGGACAGAAGACCTTGATGCAGCAGAGCGCATCGCGCCTCAGCTAGAAACAGGCACAGTATTCATGAACCGTTGTGACTACTTAGACCCTGCACTCGCGTGGACAGGAGTGAAAGATACCGGGCGTGGTTGCTCGTTATCGGCTATGGGTTTTGATGCACTCACACGTCCTAAAAGTTTTCACTTTAAAACATCCACTGATTAA
- a CDS encoding GMC family oxidoreductase codes for MKSYDYIIVGAGSSGCVVANRLSADPSITVCLIEAGGNGKSPLISIPAGIFGLYGNKTYDYTFEGVPQRHLNNRTMMVNRGKALGGSSAINSMVYIRGNQNDYDGWAKLGCEGWSYADVLPLFKKMEANQNAQKNEYHGYNGELSVTKPQDPNPVCEVFIKAGVTAGLPENNDFNSETQLGLGIYDVKQNSGERVSSYSAFVKPVLSRANLTVMTDSEIVALQIGDDTVIGLEVEENGVPQQLRCNKEVVLCAGTILSPRILLASGIGDKAALNELGIECKLHLPGVGENLQDHVDSMVTVRSSKSQTIGISLGTLLPHIIPAPFKYWLARKGWWTTNYVEAGGFAKTKLADAAEPGSADADPDVQFHFTPLFRSHRGKKFELGHGYSVFTCVLRPRSAGSVKLANDGTARNVLIDHNFFADERDQKVLIEGVKKARKILASPEFDHLRGEEMAPGKDVQTDEQILEYLRNTTTTVYHPVGTCKMGIDEMAVVDPTTLKVKGMRNLRVMDASVMPTLISGNTSAPSMMIAEKGAQMILAERDG; via the coding sequence ATGAAATCCTATGATTACATCATTGTTGGTGCAGGCTCATCCGGTTGCGTCGTAGCAAACCGACTCAGCGCTGATCCAAGCATTACTGTTTGCTTGATAGAGGCGGGCGGTAATGGCAAAAGCCCTTTGATATCGATCCCGGCCGGTATCTTTGGACTCTATGGGAATAAAACTTACGACTATACCTTTGAAGGGGTACCACAGCGCCATCTCAATAACCGTACCATGATGGTTAATCGAGGTAAGGCTCTCGGTGGCTCCAGTGCCATTAATAGTATGGTGTACATTCGTGGCAACCAGAATGATTACGATGGCTGGGCTAAGCTAGGCTGTGAAGGCTGGTCATACGCTGATGTTCTGCCACTCTTTAAGAAAATGGAAGCGAATCAAAATGCCCAAAAGAATGAATATCACGGTTATAACGGTGAGCTGAGTGTGACTAAACCACAGGATCCTAATCCTGTGTGTGAGGTGTTTATCAAAGCAGGCGTCACTGCAGGATTACCCGAAAATAATGACTTTAACAGCGAAACGCAGCTGGGTTTGGGTATATATGATGTGAAGCAAAACAGCGGTGAGCGTGTGAGTAGCTATAGTGCATTTGTTAAGCCCGTATTATCACGAGCAAACCTCACAGTAATGACGGACTCCGAAATTGTGGCATTACAAATTGGTGATGATACAGTCATAGGTTTAGAGGTAGAAGAAAACGGTGTCCCGCAACAACTACGCTGTAACAAAGAAGTTGTTCTTTGTGCAGGCACTATTCTTTCACCACGGATTTTATTGGCGTCTGGCATTGGTGATAAAGCGGCATTAAATGAGCTAGGCATAGAGTGCAAACTGCACCTGCCTGGGGTGGGTGAAAACCTGCAAGACCATGTTGATAGCATGGTGACGGTTCGTTCCTCAAAATCCCAAACGATTGGTATCTCCTTAGGGACATTGTTACCGCATATTATCCCTGCACCGTTTAAGTACTGGTTAGCGCGCAAAGGTTGGTGGACCACCAATTACGTAGAAGCAGGTGGTTTTGCGAAAACAAAATTAGCTGACGCTGCCGAACCAGGTTCTGCTGATGCAGACCCAGATGTGCAGTTTCACTTTACCCCTTTGTTTCGTAGCCATCGTGGTAAAAAGTTTGAGCTTGGCCATGGGTATTCAGTATTTACCTGTGTGCTGCGCCCACGAAGCGCTGGCAGCGTAAAATTAGCCAATGATGGAACCGCACGCAATGTGCTGATCGATCATAACTTCTTTGCTGATGAGCGCGACCAAAAGGTATTAATAGAAGGGGTAAAAAAAGCCCGCAAAATTCTAGCGTCACCAGAGTTTGATCATCTACGTGGTGAAGAGATGGCTCCCGGTAAAGATGTGCAAACAGACGAGCAAATACTCGAATACCTACGCAACACCACAACAACTGTGTATCACCCCGTAGGTACCTGCAAAATGGGTATTGATGAGATGGCAGTAGTTGACCCAACAACACTTAAAGTTAAAGGGATGCGTAACCTGCGAGTAATGGATGCATCCGTGATGCCAACGTTAATAAGCGGGAATACCTCCGCACCTTCAATGATGATCGCTGAGAAAGGCGCCCAGATGATTTTGGCAGAGCGAGATGGTTAA
- a CDS encoding PEP-CTERM sorting domain-containing protein, whose translation MKSKLLITALIVSPYISTANAAPIVLQGDFVKTAISDDGTLGFGGNTSPGLLHDATGTGTFGLDYLTPGSPWEIFSVDSDQSGLLTNNNASGFDISGTLSDISGTSAYNNAVNWSGIFGSLFSISTDTYFNNGDERVSFTTTITALTNLTGLSFLRAIDPDPDNYPGGSARTNNGRGFGSLLPQDWVHSVGTLSGLTLGLYSDSSVTHNTGITSPWSFDPANYLAANDAGNGDNAIGLAFNIGSLNASEAVSFDYHYIMGDRLDTVDIPTDVSEPSTMALFALGVLGLASRRSKKKSKSF comes from the coding sequence ATGAAATCTAAGCTATTAATTACAGCGTTAATTGTTTCACCATATATATCAACTGCAAATGCTGCTCCGATAGTTTTACAAGGCGATTTTGTAAAAACCGCTATTAGTGACGATGGTACGTTAGGGTTTGGTGGAAATACCTCACCAGGTCTTTTACATGACGCCACTGGGACAGGTACATTTGGACTTGATTACCTTACACCTGGTAGCCCTTGGGAAATATTCAGTGTTGATAGTGATCAAAGCGGCCTTTTAACTAACAACAATGCTAGTGGGTTTGACATATCAGGTACTCTTTCCGATATTTCAGGTACAAGTGCCTATAATAATGCAGTTAACTGGTCAGGTATATTCGGTTCACTCTTTAGTATTTCAACTGATACTTATTTTAATAATGGTGACGAACGAGTAAGTTTTACTACGACCATTACTGCTTTGACTAATTTAACCGGTTTAAGCTTTTTAAGAGCAATAGATCCTGATCCAGATAACTATCCTGGGGGGAGCGCAAGAACAAATAACGGACGTGGTTTCGGCAGTTTATTGCCACAGGACTGGGTCCACTCTGTTGGCACTCTTTCAGGATTAACACTTGGTTTATATAGTGACTCTTCGGTTACTCACAATACGGGAATCACATCACCTTGGAGCTTTGACCCTGCTAATTATTTAGCGGCTAATGATGCAGGGAATGGCGACAATGCAATAGGCTTAGCATTTAACATTGGTTCTCTTAACGCTTCTGAAGCAGTCAGTTTTGATTATCATTATATTATGGGTGACAGATTGGATACTGTAGATATTCCTACAGATGTATCTGAACCATCTACAATGGCTCTTTTTGCACTTGGAGTGCTAGGTTTAGCATCACGTAGATCTAAGAAAAAATCTAAATCTTTTTAA
- a CDS encoding alpha/beta hydrolase, translating into MKVYFSHGKESGPWGSKIKRLASCAEKHGCAVESVDYSDIVDPDLRVNRLLNVLKDEKDDFLLVGSSMGGYVSVVAAEQVDTKGVFLLAPALFVPGYKKQSYESKAYIEIVHGWSDEVIAPENSIKFAKDIHCSLHLIAGDHRLNSSIEVVEKFFVQFLVSRT; encoded by the coding sequence ATGAAAGTATATTTTTCACATGGTAAAGAAAGCGGCCCTTGGGGCAGTAAAATCAAAAGGCTTGCTAGCTGTGCTGAAAAGCATGGCTGCGCTGTTGAGAGTGTCGACTACTCAGATATTGTAGACCCTGATCTTAGGGTTAATCGCCTATTAAACGTATTGAAAGATGAAAAAGATGATTTCTTGCTTGTAGGCTCAAGCATGGGAGGATACGTTTCTGTGGTCGCTGCAGAACAGGTTGATACAAAAGGGGTGTTTTTATTAGCGCCCGCTCTATTTGTGCCAGGTTATAAAAAGCAAAGCTATGAGAGTAAAGCTTACATAGAAATTGTTCATGGTTGGTCTGATGAAGTTATTGCTCCAGAAAATTCGATTAAATTTGCAAAAGATATTCACTGCTCATTACATTTGATTGCTGGAGATCACCGGCTTAATTCTTCTATTGAAGTTGTTGAAAAGTTTTTTGTGCAGTTTCTAGTTTCTCGTACATAA